One part of the Vicia villosa cultivar HV-30 ecotype Madison, WI linkage group LG6, Vvil1.0, whole genome shotgun sequence genome encodes these proteins:
- the LOC131609329 gene encoding probable glutathione S-transferase — translation MATNQEEVTLIGVVGSPFVCRVQIALKLKGIEYKFVQEDLANKSDLLLKYNPVHKKVPVFVHNEKPISESLVIIEYIDETWKQNPILPSDPYQKAVARFWAKVIDDKIAAPFFRAVFAVNDEKAREKNIEESSEALQSLENELKDKFFGGEEIDFVDIAAVFIAFWIPLVQEVAGFELFTAEKFPKLYDWSQEFLNHSIVMEFVPPREPLFGYFKAKYDSLVSASK, via the exons ATGGCTACAAATCAAGAAGAAGTGACACTTATAGGAGTTGTTGGAAGCCCATTTGTATGTAGAGTACAAATTGCTCTGAAATTGAAGGGAATTGAATACAAATTTGTTCAAGAAGACTTGGCCAACAAAAGTGATCTTCTTCTCAAATACAATCCTGTTCATAAGAAGGTTCCAGTTTTTGTTCACAATGAGAAGCCTATATCAGAATCTCTTGTGATTATTGAATACATTGATGAGACTTGGAAGCAAAATCCCATTTTGCCCTCTGATCCTTACCAAAAAGCTGTGGCTCGATTTTGGGCCAAGGTCATCGATGATAAG ATTGCGGCGCCTTTTTTTAGAGCTGTTTTTGCTGTTAACGATGAGAAAGCGCGTgagaagaatattgaagaatcatcTGAGGCTCTTCAGTCTCTTGAGAATGAGCTGAAGGACAAGTTCTTTGGAGGAGAAGAGATTGATTTTGTGGACATTGCTGCTGTTTTCATAGCTTTTTGGATCCCTTTGGTTCAAGAGGTAGCAGGGTTTGAATTGTTCACTGCTGAAAAGTTTCCAAAGCTTTACGATTGGAGCCAAGAATTTCTCAACCATTCAATTGTCATGGAATTTGTGCCTCCAAGAGAACCTCTTTTCGGCTATTTCAAAGCTAAATATGATAGCCTTGTTTCTGCTTCAAAATAG